The Triticum aestivum cultivar Chinese Spring chromosome 4B, IWGSC CS RefSeq v2.1, whole genome shotgun sequence sequence CCTTTTCCTTGGTTGCATTATTATTAACAAAACAACCGTGGATACAAATCAATGATAACGAAAAGCGTGAGACGCACGAGCTGGAAGTAATGCTTTCTGAGTTATTATGGTCTTACGGAACTGATGTTTCAGTAAGTAAGTACCTTCAGTTGAGAGTTGTCGGCCGCCGAGTCACTCTTTCTAAGTTCTGCATCAGACACAAAGGCAACGATTATCAGTAGCAGCAGCATAATTAATTCCACCGAAATTGTGTTGAAATTTCCAAATGGATGAGGAGGGAATCCGATGGTGTTGTGCGGGTGAGGAGGGGATCTGTGTTTCTCTGAGACAAGCAATTGCAATCATCCATGCATATCCATGGCCGGCCGCAGGAGCGGAGTGGGGGAGAAGAGAAGCGTCCCTTCTGcctttctctcttcctctttcCCCTTTTGCCACCACAAAATGACTTTTTTGCCCTTTGCTTGATTCACTGTAGCATTTCCTCTTCCTCCCGACGAGGTTGTTTGTGTACTTACACGTCCTCTGTTTTGATGTTAGGTTAGGGTTGACGTGCGTGTCATCTGTTAGTGTTTCACTGGCACCAACGATCACGTGTGGAATAAGTTTTTCCTCTCTATGGGTCCACTTCGACCGCGAAATGAGTTTATCTTCCCTTCCTCTTGGGCTACGTACGGTTCTAGGGTTAGCGGTGTCATGTGTGAACATTACTTCACGAGCATCGTCGACGGCAACGTTTCCGGGGTACGGTGAGAGACGATGGTTGTGTCTTAACCGGGCAAGCGATTGGTGGAAAGGTGGATTGGCGAGGTCAAACCGATGTGTCGTTCTAAAGAATTAAGAAACGCATGGACAATTCCCCATTGGACATGCCACCAAGACATGGACTACTACATCCGCCCCGACCATTCGACTCAAAAAGTCTTTGGGCAATGATGCATCCCAACTCCGTTGGATCCCTGGTAAATACCTCGGCTACGCTGGATTTCAGCCACATGTGATTTATGTTGCCATTGCAAGGAACTCCAAGGGCATATTTATTTCTTCTTGGGTTGTTTTCTATAAATTTCAGTGGGGGCGGGGAACAGACCGGTCCTCTTTGACCCCTTGACCGCGTCGTTCTACCTTTTCTCTCCCTCTTCTCATTTTGCCACCACAAATTAACTGATTTGCCCTTGATTTACTGTAAGACATGCCgcggctcctcttcctcctcgcgataTGGGCGGCAAACACGATTCCTCCCGTTGAGGTCGTTGATCCCCTCTCCGTCGCTTGTGCTTTCCTTTGTTTTGATGTTGTAGTAAGCTTGTAGCTAGGGTTAATTAGGGTCAGCGTGCCATGTGACAGTGTTTCAGTGGCACCAATGATCCCGTCTAAAATAATTTTCCTCTCTTTGGGTTCACCTGGACTGCCAAATGAGTTTATCTTCCGTTGTTCCTCTTGGGCTACGGTTCTAGGGTTAACGGCACCACGGTGGCGTTTGTGAAGATTGCTTCAGGAGCATTGTCACGTTTTTGCATACAGTGGGAGACGTTGGTTGTGTCTGAACCAGGCAAGCGGTTGGTGGCAAGGCGGAGTGGCAATGTCGAAGCGGTGTGTCGGGTCTATAGAATTGAGAAACACATGAACAAATCCCCGTTTGACGTGCCACGGAGACATGGGCTCCCACATATGCACCgaccatcttcatcgactcaaaaAGCCTATGGGTGACGGTGCTATCCCAACTCTCTCGGATCCCTGACAAACGCCTTATGTTGTTACGTTGGCATCTGCAGGGATCTCCGAGGATATATTTGCTGCTTCTTGGGTTGTTTTCTAAGAATTTCAGCATGGGTGCATCCCGTGTAGTTGGTTTCTCTAGATATTCTTTTAAAAAAAGGCAGGTAGCAACTACTCTCTcggtctcataatataagatgttattacaattGATATATAATAATATTTTATACAATGGGATGGAGGCAGCAATATTTTATACAGTGGGATTTTTCATTTTTCTATTATACACATCCATTTTATTATAACATTTTGCACATCCATTCTACTGAACAGGAACAACTAGACCTTGCAACATCACTCATCAATCAGCCAGTGAGTCACTGAGACTGCCTTGCGGGGCCCAGTCAATTTGGACACGAGCAGTGACAGGCCAAGGACACAGGCTACAACTACAAGCAGCAACACAACAAGTTCCATTTCAGCAACACACGAGCTCTGCATCAGCTACGGCTCAGGGTCTATCTTTGGGATGTGGGAAAGTTCCATCTCAGCTTCAGGTTCAGGTTCAGACCACGACCGCTCAAGATCTATAATGAGTTTATCTTTCTACATCAGCTGGTTGCCCACGGGGTTGACGGCGAAACGCAGTTCCACACATCTGCATCGATTTTCACAAGGCAAAACAAAAACTTTGTAATGAGAGCTGCATCGACGAACATGGTTAGGCACTCGCGACACAATCGAGTTTCAGAGTTTCAGTTGGAGCATCTCTTGCTGTCCGCTAGAGCAATGTGTAGAGTTTCAGTTTCAGAGTTTTCGAGCTCGGTGCCTACTGATTTAGGCTAACCAACCATCTAAGAATTATGTAAAAGTAACTAACAGACCAACTATTCACTGAGCTGAAGGTATATATGGATGGTCTAATTTCAGAGCAACTGTTTTTCGAGTCCCAGGAAAGTAACCACAACAGGTTCTGGAGTATGGATGATCTAACAATTTACTCAACTAAAGTTAACACAGAAGCTTTACATCCTTGAACCCCTCAAATCCATTCAAAAGATAATTTGGTAAATTACTATCTATGCAAGTGCAGCAGGCTTACATGCTTGTACAGTTCTACGCTGTGCTCTCCTtgtatgatttgaaatcaacaacTACAGAAAACAAGGAAAATAAAAGGTAGTAGTAATCACTAATCATCCCTGGTGATTGGTGAAGATCTCCATCATCTAGCTTTGCTCTACATCTATATAGCTTAGAGATTCTGAAAAGGAACAGAAACAAAACGTAGGCAAACTTACCTGAGCGAAAACGGATAACTGCAGCATGTGATCCAGACAGCAACCTGATTTGAAATGTAACATTAGGATTGGTTCCTCCAGACCAAGGACAACCTGATGGTGCAAATTATAGGTCGTCAAGCTGATCAAGATATAAGGTGCGGTCAAGTGCAGGAGATTCAGAGTCGTATCGGCAATGTGATGCCAGAATCAAAAGAAACCCGTTTCGTCATACCCGAGGTTGCTGAGCCTGCATTGTAATGGATGATCAGCTTCTGAAGATGAGATAATGCATGCATCCTCTCTGGATGCAGTCTCGAACATAAATTCGACTCCGTAGTTAAAATCATGTTGGGCAAACTTATTTTATTTATCTGACATTTTTAGGCCGGGTTGCACAAAAAGGGAAATTTTGCCAGTAGTAATAAAGTACTGCTTCTTCAGAGTCCAGCACATGGAGCAAGTACATTAAGACataaagtagtactccctccttcccaaaatataacGCGTGATTGACTTTTGATGGTCTTTGATGCATGACTTTGACCACTAATATATATCAAAGTATATGGATTAAACATGTATAAAAGGCATCGTCGTATTTGTCTTGCAAAACAGTTTTATTTCATATGTATGTATACTCATTTTATAGACATGGGAAATTTGAATTAGAACATTCGGAGGGAAAATGCCAACATGGGCTAAGAGCATAAACTTGGGCCATGCGTCGACCCAGCCAGAATCTCCATCGACTCCACCACTTTCGAGCAATGGGCAGCGGTTCGTAATCTAAAAAAAACAAGAGCAATGGGCAGCCAACTGCTGGCGGCGGCGCCACCAGCGAAACGTCCGTTGATCTCATCCACGATCACTACCACCACCACCCACGCTACCGCCGGCGACGGAACCACCACCACCATATCCTCCCTCGGACAAGACCAGCTTCTCGACATCTTCCTCCGCCTGCCCAACCTGCCGGCCCTCATCCGCGCGGCGCTCACCTGCCGCCCATGGCTCGGCGCCGTCCGCTCCTCCCGGTCCTTCCGCCGCCTCTTCCGCGCCCTTCACCCAGCGCCGCTCATCGGGCTCTTCATCGACATCGacggcgccgccgccccctccttcgTCCCCCTGCGCCGCTCAGATCCCAACGTCATAGCCGCCGTCCGCCGCGGCGACTTCCTCCTCACTTCCCTCCCGGTGAATGCCGACGAGGATACGAGCTGGTGTATCACGGACTGCCGCCATGGCTACGTCCTGCTGTGGAACAAGATCGTATGGAAGAAGCCGACCGTCGCTGCCGTGAACCCCATGACCTGGGCCTTGGACATCATCCCGGTGCCCCGCGATGTCTGGGCTGGGAGGAGTGGGAGACGCCGCCATTTCGCCTTCCTTGGTTTCCATCTGCTGTCTTCCCAGGAGAACCCCCGGTCGTTCCGCGTGGTCTGCGTATGTGCTGACAAGCAAAGAGTTCGTGTCGCCGTCTTCTCACCGGAGACGAGGAATTGGGTCGTCCACCCGTGGGTGCACGTCGGTGGTGACAACAGCCTCAAGTCCAGCGCCGGCACGCTGGTGGGTGGTTCCGTTTACTGGCCTTTCCACGGCGAAGGGCGCATGATTAGGATCAACACAGCCACCATGGATATCTCCTTTGTGGATCTACCCTCGCAAATCAAGGTGTACGGGCACAATTTCAAGGCCGGGGAGACCAAGGACGGCCAACTATGCATTGTCTATGCGTCTGACGATTTTCTCCTCCGTGCTTGGACCCGTAGTCTGGACGCCGACGGAATTGAGGTCTGGGTGCTGAAAAACATTCTCTCTTTGAGTGAAGGAATTGATGAGATCACTGAGGGGTGTGCTGTGGACTTGCCAGTCGACCTCAAAGTTGTGCAAGTTAGGTCAGGATACGTGTACTTGTCCGCGACGTGCATGACCCATCCTGGCACACTCCGCTGCTGGTTCATCTCCCTTTCACTCGAGACCACTGAGTTTGAGTTACTGGTTCATGGGTGTTTTGGTGGCTCTGTCTGTCCGTACAACATGGCCTGGCCTCCTTGTTTGGTTGGTGATGATGGGAGCATTGGGCATCATGAAGTTGAAGGCTCTCACTGAAGTCTGCAGTTGTTTGCCATGTGAGGAAATGAATGAAAATATTATGTGGGTATGATCTAACCGTTATTAATTACTTTGTTGATACAAAATAATGTCTATGTTTGCATTGAAAACTGGAAGATTGTTCCTTGGTGTCTTAAGTAATGATTAGTCCCATAGAACCCTTTAGATGCTTCTAAAAATATCGGTACCATTCCGAAGCTAATGAATTTATGGAAGATTGGATTTTCAGATTATGGAAACTTTCTCTATGGAATACTGCTATGTTGCATTTGCAGCCAGGCCCCATTGGCTAATTTGTTTCTACAGTTTGTGTTTGTGTTTGTCATTTATTTAGAGAAGAATACATGACTGCTAGTTCTGGAAAGTAATGATAATATTATGTACTTTCCGATGTGCATAAAGTTTGAAAAATGAATTCTTTGATATGCACATGTGATTCTAACAAGAGTTCCTGTATACATATTACTTGTTTTTTATTCTAGTATTCTTGTTACCATTTTTTTACTGCACAAtatcttcatcttgaagatgtaaaTTTTCTTCTTTTCCATTTTGTCACTGCACAATCTCATTATTTTTTAGGATCTTTTTCTCAACCCTGATTTTTCTTTATTGTGCGTACCACTAATAATATAAATCGGCTTTTTAAGTGTTTgtctattatttttcttcttctgataTATATTCCCCAACTAAGTTTTGTGGTGGCTTATTTGCGACTTGTTATACTTGTATTTCAGTTCACAGTGTTAGGCAGATGGTTCCTTTACTTGACTAGATATTGGAGGGTTTTGAAAGTCGATGTTGTTTGTTGCATTATTTCTGCATCTGCTGTTTCTGGGCTGAACTGTTTTGCTTATACTAACTGCAATATTTGTCCAGTTTGAAGAATTTGTCGAGCGTCAACTATGTTCAGTTTCTTCCTTGAGCGTATAAGATCACCTTATCGCAAGAAAGCCGTTTTTCTTTATTACTATTATTTTAGAAGATTAGAATTTGCAGAAGTTACATCCTGAAACATTTCACCAAAGGGTAGAATTTACACTATATTTAACACTCTGGTTTGATCAAGACTAACACGCTGCTTTTGTGATGCAACAGTAGCAGGGGAGATTTACGTTTCGGCGAGGAGGAGGGGAACCTAGGGGCATGCGTGTAACTGCAAAGTCGTTGTGCTTGGCGTCAAATACATTTATGTTGATTGATCATGTAAAGTCGGGATTCAAATTCATTTGATGATGGATTTGTAGATCAGCATGTAATGTAATGTTGACCTATCACTCGTTGAGACAGTTGGAGTAGTTATTTCATCTGATTCAAATACAACACTTGGGCAGGGCGTGCACATCTCCAGCTTCTTGTCCCCCTCGCCGTTAGAGGCTGTTTCTTACAAGTTGGCTTATCGCGCAGATGGCTCTGTAGGAGGAATTGAAGAAGCCTTCTACACCCCCAACGGTCGAAGTGTAGCATACTGCTTTGGACTTGGCTCCTCCATGATGCCCACATTATATATTTCTTCCTCCCACCCCATCCAAATAGATTGATCTTCTATGAATGGGTACCATGTTTGGTAAGAGAGTTGTTTATCAATTTGAAAAACATAATTATAGGAATTCTTTAGACATAAGCAAAGTAGCATCATCAGTAgttaaaaaaatatgaacatacACTCGTAATTTGGTGTTAGTAACCATGATAACGAGGATGAACACATGCACCTCTACAGATCGGTTGCAAATTCAATATTATTACTCAAGACTAATATCATACCATTTGGAACTTGCAAACACTTGTAAAACAAAGGAGAATGAAATCATGGTGTGGAACCATTTCTTTTGTAGCGCAGCATCATTTTAGTCATAACATGGCAGGAACATTTGCACAGTAAACTCACCAATGCTATGCTGCGCCAACCGATGACGGAGAGGAGCGGGACCTCCCCACCAGCGCCACGACCCCCACCACCAACCCACCCGCAGTCATGGCCCATGACACCAAGGGGAGAGGATCTGGGCCGGGAACTGATTGCTTTATGTTTTTCGTTTCGAGGGGTCCTTTGACAAAATGACATACGACATGTTTGTAATTAGTATTTCTTTGCCATGTCATCGTTTGAAAGTGGGGCATACCTGTGAGTTTCAGGGTTAAAATGGCTAAGGCGAGTGAGCTGtggtttgcaaaaaaaaaaaatagaCCTTGCGCGCGGTGCAATCTGCAAAATGAATGAAAACGTGTCTTTTCTAAAAAGGATGCCATAAATGTGATGATTCCGCGCGATTCAGTCTTTGTCTCCCGAATGAACAGTTAACATCCAGATACACTTATGATACGATTTTGATGGTTGTTTTGCCATGTAGAGACCttccttatgattattttgagCCTTTTCAACAATATAAAGTGATATCTAAAAAAGTTTAAAACAAATGGTTCTAATTCCAAAGCATACGGTCGTATGGAAACTGAACCAGAAATTACCCCTCAACACCATTCAAAAGAGAGAGAAAATTGGATGATTTACGTACATGGGCTCAAACCATGAAAGCGTATGTTGGAGTTGGCCATGCGAACAAACTACTCCTACAAAGCTAGCGAATCAGCCACAAGCCCCATGGACTGAACTCTCGAGCAATGGACGGtgaaaactgaaaagatagcagaacatctctgaactTGACACCGACGCTCGTGATCTGTCTCTAACACCACCACATCAGCCATCAAAAAAGGAATGACGGATTACCCCCTCATCCGAGCTCGACACTGCTTCATCGCTGATATGCAGTTTTGCGTACCTTCAAGGTGGCTCGCCAAAAGCAAGcccttgccgttgaacgaatcagactgggacaacaccccggacacgccatcgaacttcagatctggcaccccaccacgactaaggcACCGA is a genomic window containing:
- the LOC123089803 gene encoding uncharacterized protein, whose protein sequence is MGSQLLAAAPPAKRPLISSTITTTTTHATAGDGTTTTISSLGQDQLLDIFLRLPNLPALIRAALTCRPWLGAVRSSRSFRRLFRALHPAPLIGLFIDIDGAAAPSFVPLRRSDPNVIAAVRRGDFLLTSLPVNADEDTSWCITDCRHGYVLLWNKIVWKKPTVAAVNPMTWALDIIPVPRDVWAGRSGRRRHFAFLGFHLLSSQENPRSFRVVCVCADKQRVRVAVFSPETRNWVVHPWVHVGGDNSLKSSAGTLVGGSVYWPFHGEGRMIRINTATMDISFVDLPSQIKVYGHNFKAGETKDGQLCIVYASDDFLLRAWTRSLDADGIEVWVLKNILSLSEGIDEITEGCAVDLPVDLKVVQVRSGYVYLSATCMTHPGTLRCWFISLSLETTEFELLVHGCFGGSVCPYNMAWPPCLVGDDGSIGHHEVEGSH